One window from the genome of Pseudonocardia hierapolitana encodes:
- a CDS encoding aminotransferase class V-fold PLP-dependent enzyme has translation MRKAFGTEFDVPDGYLNTASIGIPSVPVGEAVADAVAGWRAGAGRAGEFDEPVARARAGFADLVGVDVDRVTIGPAVSALVGLVAAALPGRARVLVAGGEFTSVTWPFAAHAGRGVEVTEVDLADVGQRAGEFDLVAVSTVQSADGRLADLDALRAARAGGARVLLDATQSLGWLDADLSWADAVVAAGYKWLLSPRGVAWMAIRPELAAVPVAAGWYASADRWSDVYGLPMTLAPDARALDTSPAWYCHVGAAVALPWLAGLDRAAVHAHCVGLAETFRARLGMEPSGSAIVSVRREGARERLAAAGVVSAARAGGARLAFHLYNTEADVARALDALA, from the coding sequence GTGCGCAAGGCATTCGGTACGGAGTTCGACGTTCCCGACGGCTACCTGAACACGGCGAGCATCGGCATCCCGTCGGTCCCCGTCGGTGAGGCGGTAGCCGACGCGGTCGCCGGGTGGCGGGCGGGAGCAGGTCGGGCGGGGGAGTTCGACGAGCCGGTCGCGCGGGCCCGGGCGGGGTTCGCCGACCTGGTCGGGGTCGACGTGGACCGGGTGACGATCGGGCCCGCGGTGTCCGCGCTCGTCGGGTTGGTCGCGGCCGCCCTGCCCGGCCGCGCGCGGGTGCTCGTCGCGGGTGGCGAGTTCACAAGCGTGACGTGGCCGTTCGCGGCGCACGCCGGCCGCGGTGTCGAGGTCACCGAGGTCGACCTCGCCGACGTCGGGCAGCGGGCGGGGGAATTCGACCTCGTCGCGGTGAGCACGGTCCAGTCCGCGGACGGCCGGCTGGCCGATCTGGACGCCCTGCGCGCGGCGCGGGCCGGCGGTGCCCGCGTGCTGCTCGACGCCACCCAGTCGCTCGGCTGGCTGGACGCCGACCTGTCCTGGGCCGACGCCGTCGTGGCCGCTGGGTACAAGTGGCTGCTCAGCCCGCGCGGGGTGGCGTGGATGGCGATCCGGCCGGAGCTGGCCGCCGTCCCGGTCGCGGCGGGGTGGTACGCGAGCGCCGACCGCTGGTCGGACGTGTACGGCCTTCCGATGACCCTCGCGCCGGACGCGCGTGCGCTCGACACGTCGCCCGCCTGGTACTGCCACGTCGGTGCGGCGGTGGCGTTGCCGTGGCTCGCCGGCCTCGACCGCGCCGCGGTACACGCCCACTGCGTGGGTCTCGCCGAGACCTTCCGCGCGCGGTTGGGGATGGAGCCGTCGGGGTCGGCGATCGTGTCGGTGCGCCGCGAGGGCGCGCGGGAGCGGCTGGCCGCGGCGGGCGTCGTGAGTGCGGCCAGGGCCGGCGGCGCGCGCCTGGCGTTCCACCTCTACAACACCGAGGCGGACGTCGCCCGTGCCCTCGACGCCCTCGCCTGA
- a CDS encoding ferritin-like domain-containing protein, whose amino-acid sequence MTSDDPRIDETAVAALQNALAAEHAAIWCYALAVAFLSGADATRAREDENAHRELRNQVEETLTQLGAPPVSAQPAYATPRPVTDSASAARLAVVAETDALAAWRSVLERSRDRALRQAALDTLSAATLRCARWRAAVGESPTIPVFPGRP is encoded by the coding sequence GTGACGTCGGACGATCCCCGGATCGACGAGACCGCCGTCGCCGCGCTCCAGAACGCGCTCGCGGCCGAGCACGCGGCCATCTGGTGCTACGCGCTGGCCGTCGCCTTCCTCTCCGGCGCCGATGCGACGCGGGCCCGGGAGGACGAGAACGCACACCGCGAGCTGCGCAACCAGGTCGAGGAGACCCTCACCCAGCTCGGGGCACCTCCGGTCTCCGCCCAGCCCGCGTACGCGACGCCGCGACCGGTGACCGACTCCGCGTCGGCCGCCCGGCTCGCGGTCGTCGCCGAGACCGACGCGCTCGCCGCGTGGCGGTCGGTGCTCGAACGCTCCCGCGACCGGGCGCTGCGCCAGGCCGCCCTGGACACCCTGAGCGCCGCAACGCTGCGGTGCGCTCGCTGGCGCGCCGCCGTCGGCGAGTCACCCACGATCCCGGTCTTCCCCGGCAGGCCCTGA
- a CDS encoding protein kinase domain-containing protein, whose amino-acid sequence MDPPATLTSTPTPASIADYEVLGLLGEGPHGRCYLARPPAHPGEGVVVKVFTERVSEPAFDRAVRQLRAVAAVASRHVVRVFDAVLGENFAYAMEYLPLGSIAAPARPPARPEVLTALEHAARGAHALHEAGIVHGGIHPGNVMLLEEVDGTLGGRLAEPGLSRVLTPGAVVPGAGRGGLLEFRDPDLLAGASPSRRTEVWALGATIHRVLSGVGLYGELPGHPLGAIRELHSTRPQVRPGLEPEEVALVRDCIAEGPDRLRTAAEVADRIAALRLP is encoded by the coding sequence TTGGATCCGCCCGCGACACTGACGTCGACGCCGACGCCCGCGTCGATCGCCGACTACGAGGTCCTGGGCCTGCTGGGTGAGGGGCCGCACGGGCGCTGCTACCTCGCCCGGCCGCCGGCCCACCCCGGCGAGGGTGTCGTGGTGAAGGTGTTCACCGAGCGCGTGAGCGAGCCGGCGTTCGACCGGGCCGTGCGGCAGCTGCGGGCGGTGGCGGCGGTCGCGTCGCGGCACGTCGTGCGCGTGTTCGACGCCGTGCTGGGCGAGAACTTCGCGTACGCGATGGAGTACCTCCCGCTCGGCTCGATCGCGGCGCCGGCCCGCCCGCCTGCCCGGCCGGAGGTCCTCACGGCCCTCGAACACGCCGCCCGCGGCGCGCACGCGCTGCACGAGGCCGGGATCGTCCACGGCGGGATCCACCCCGGCAACGTCATGCTCCTCGAGGAGGTGGACGGCACGCTCGGCGGGCGGCTGGCCGAGCCGGGCCTGTCCCGGGTGCTGACGCCCGGGGCGGTGGTGCCGGGTGCGGGCCGCGGCGGGTTGCTGGAGTTCCGCGACCCCGACCTGCTGGCCGGGGCGAGCCCGTCGAGGCGCACCGAGGTGTGGGCGCTCGGCGCCACGATCCACCGCGTGCTGTCCGGGGTGGGCCTCTACGGGGAGCTGCCCGGGCACCCGCTCGGCGCGATCCGCGAGCTCCACTCCACACGTCCGCAGGTGCGCCCCGGCCTCGAACCGGAGGAGGTCGCGCTGGTGCGCGACTGCATCGCCGAGGGCCCCGATCGTCTCCGCACCGCCGCCGAGGTGGCCGACCGCATCGCCGCCCTCCGCCTGCCGTAG
- a CDS encoding secondary thiamine-phosphate synthase enzyme YjbQ, with product MDSQLIEIRTGGREAVVDLTDEIAAFLRSAGARDGLLNVWVPHATAGLAVIETGAGSDTDLLAALRDLLPADDRWTHRHGSPGHGRDHVLPALIAPSMSVPVVDGSTALGTWQSVCLVDTNGDNPVRSVRLSYLPG from the coding sequence GTGGACAGCCAGCTGATCGAGATCCGGACCGGCGGCCGAGAGGCCGTCGTCGACCTCACCGACGAGATCGCCGCGTTCCTGCGCTCCGCCGGCGCCCGCGACGGTCTGCTCAACGTGTGGGTCCCGCACGCCACCGCAGGCCTCGCGGTCATCGAGACCGGAGCCGGGAGCGACACCGACCTCCTCGCCGCCCTGCGCGACCTGCTCCCCGCCGACGACCGCTGGACCCACCGGCACGGCAGCCCCGGTCACGGCCGCGACCACGTGCTTCCCGCGCTGATCGCGCCGTCGATGTCCGTGCCGGTGGTGGACGGGAGCACGGCGCTGGGCACCTGGCAGTCGGTCTGCCTCGTGGACACCAACGGCGACAACCCCGTCCGCTCCGTCCGCCTCTCCTACCTCCCGGGCTGA